A genomic window from Pseudomonadota bacterium includes:
- a CDS encoding ABC transporter ATP-binding protein: protein MTVHAPVIAAEQLTRRFGEFVAVRDVSFAVERGEIFGYLGANGAGKSTTIRMLCGLLAPSSGTATVAGADVAREPERVKRAIGYMSQRFSLYLDLRVRENLEFFGGAYGLGGAALARRIDHLLERVELTAQSDVRTGDLPGGLRQRVALIAAMLHQPVILFLDEPTAGVAPAARRTFWRLIRELAAGGTTIFVTTHYMDEAEYCHRIGMMTGGRLVALDTPAALKRDHVAGQVFLVEGPQVAAALPELRRQPGVLGAQPFGAAAHLRVDSALLDTTRLQRLLADSVHGILRARAVEPSLEDVFLALVEER from the coding sequence ATGACCGTTCACGCGCCAGTGATCGCCGCCGAGCAGCTCACCCGTCGCTTCGGCGAGTTTGTCGCCGTGCGGGACGTCAGCTTTGCCGTCGAACGGGGCGAGATCTTCGGCTACCTCGGCGCCAATGGCGCCGGCAAGTCGACGACGATCCGAATGCTCTGCGGACTGCTCGCGCCGAGCTCCGGGACAGCGACGGTGGCCGGGGCCGACGTCGCGCGCGAGCCGGAGCGGGTCAAGCGCGCGATCGGTTACATGTCGCAGCGCTTCTCGCTCTATCTCGATCTGCGCGTGCGCGAGAATCTCGAGTTCTTCGGCGGCGCCTACGGACTGGGGGGCGCGGCGCTGGCGCGGCGCATCGACCACCTGCTCGAGCGCGTCGAGCTCACGGCGCAGAGCGACGTACGCACGGGCGACCTGCCCGGCGGCCTGCGCCAACGCGTGGCGCTGATCGCGGCGATGCTGCACCAGCCCGTCATCCTCTTCCTCGACGAGCCCACGGCGGGCGTCGCCCCGGCAGCGCGCCGCACCTTCTGGCGCTTGATCCGCGAGCTCGCCGCGGGCGGCACGACGATCTTTGTCACGACCCACTACATGGACGAGGCCGAGTACTGTCACCGCATCGGGATGATGACGGGCGGGCGCCTCGTCGCGCTCGACACCCCGGCGGCGTTGAAGCGCGACCACGTCGCCGGCCAGGTCTTCTTGGTCGAGGGGCCGCAGGTGGCGGCGGCCTTGCCGGAGCTGCGGCGCCAGCCGGGCGTGCTCGGCGCTCAACCCTTCGGGGCGGCCGCGCACCTGCGCGTCGATTCCGCGCTGCTCGACACCACGCGCTTGCAGCGGCTGCTGGCGGACAGCGTTCATGGAATACTGCGGGCCCGCGCCGTCGAGCCCTCGCTCGAGGATGTCTTTCTCGCGCTGGTCGAGGAGCGCTGA
- a CDS encoding trypsin-like peptidase domain-containing protein: MRTTVARLLLAALIQAGLGHELPTAIALPIISAGKSGPQSPARREFLRRAMAGAGAAALWPALLGGCTSLRVLPPGEFGLMQAARLALDRSTCLIERETAGSRTMATAVLIRLNDPRGAPLVPGRDLALVTNAHAVEGAQPADVVATVLRGAGSYTGRPAFERLKPFGPGWPGMSPTRHGDLAVLWAGAADSHFVRALGLDPLPLAYDVRSGEPDVALGYPWGRPRVDEGRILDVRSDRLRTSLNIDHGNSGGPSVVERDGALAVVGLNSSMVTGPDESWFRPGLGPKRVDGLALPSWVLAAIARRLLRGEGDGPDRLLAHVPLGVMAEPLSNQRMYEIQQALHAAGMGGHLPLQASRVTASLKTGPAGNLKAGDLLLGFAHSDEAVMSWIEGRSAKLLPAGPAELRAVRLMQAPNSTITFELLRPDKQGGLQLRRQALSGQLTDHAYAALLLKEIGVEASTDSTAGPVTIRELRRDVAGATGLQPGDVLQGAQLKAGDSEPVFVDGGPWELVMAMLNADTTGLQVRRGGRSAPVVLQPRDPGFLHAALRSLLAEP, encoded by the coding sequence ATGCGAACGACGGTCGCGCGACTCCTGCTGGCTGCCTTGATCCAGGCGGGTCTCGGCCACGAACTGCCGACAGCGATCGCGTTGCCTATCATTTCGGCCGGGAAGTCAGGCCCTCAGTCGCCGGCGCGCCGGGAGTTCTTGCGGCGGGCGATGGCGGGTGCCGGTGCGGCGGCGCTTTGGCCGGCACTCCTCGGGGGATGTACCTCGCTGCGCGTCTTGCCGCCGGGCGAGTTCGGGCTGATGCAGGCCGCGCGTTTGGCCCTGGACCGCTCGACCTGCTTGATCGAACGGGAGACTGCCGGCTCGAGGACGATGGCGACGGCGGTCCTGATTCGCCTGAACGATCCCCGAGGCGCGCCGCTGGTCCCGGGCCGCGACCTCGCGCTGGTTACGAATGCGCATGCCGTCGAGGGAGCGCAACCGGCCGACGTGGTCGCGACCGTCCTACGCGGCGCAGGCAGTTATACGGGTCGTCCCGCCTTCGAACGCCTGAAGCCCTTCGGGCCGGGGTGGCCAGGCATGTCGCCCACCAGACACGGCGACCTCGCGGTGCTGTGGGCAGGCGCAGCCGATAGCCACTTCGTGCGCGCGCTCGGCCTCGACCCCCTGCCCCTGGCCTATGACGTGAGGTCGGGCGAGCCCGACGTCGCGCTCGGCTACCCCTGGGGTCGGCCGCGCGTCGATGAGGGTCGGATTCTCGACGTCAGATCGGATCGACTGCGCACCAGCCTGAACATCGACCACGGCAATTCGGGCGGCCCCAGCGTGGTCGAACGCGACGGCGCCTTGGCCGTCGTCGGGCTCAACAGCTCGATGGTCACCGGCCCGGATGAAAGTTGGTTCAGGCCGGGGCTTGGGCCCAAGCGCGTGGACGGTCTGGCCTTGCCGTCGTGGGTATTGGCTGCCATCGCGCGGCGCCTTCTCCGCGGTGAAGGCGATGGCCCCGATCGTCTCCTTGCGCATGTACCGCTCGGGGTGATGGCCGAGCCGCTCTCCAATCAGCGCATGTATGAGATCCAGCAAGCGCTGCACGCTGCGGGGATGGGCGGGCACCTGCCGCTCCAGGCTTCCAGGGTGACGGCGAGCCTCAAGACTGGACCCGCTGGCAACCTGAAGGCGGGCGACTTGCTGCTCGGCTTCGCACACAGCGATGAGGCCGTAATGAGCTGGATCGAGGGGAGAAGTGCGAAGCTACTTCCGGCAGGTCCCGCAGAGCTGAGGGCCGTCCGGCTGATGCAGGCGCCGAACTCGACGATCACGTTCGAGCTGCTGCGACCAGACAAGCAGGGGGGACTTCAGTTAAGGCGGCAGGCGTTGAGCGGCCAGCTCACCGACCATGCCTATGCGGCGCTCTTGCTGAAGGAAATCGGCGTCGAGGCGTCGACCGACTCGACCGCTGGCCCCGTCACGATTCGGGAGCTTCGGCGTGACGTCGCCGGAGCGACGGGCCTGCAGCCGGGCGACGTGCTCCAGGGGGCGCAACTGAAGGCAGGTGACTCGGAGCCGGTGTTTGTGGACGGCGGCCCTTGGGAGCTGGTCATGGCGATGCTCAATGCCGACACGACGGGGCTGCAGGTGCGCCGCGGCGGTCGTTCAGCTCCCGTGGTGTTGCAGCCTCGCGATCCGGGCTTTCTTCACGCGGCACTCAGGTCGTTGCTCGCAGAGCCCTGA
- a CDS encoding DUF4105 domain-containing protein yields the protein MPPTAFPPAPPRPFVRPAGAGSAALGVVLSALAAAPRPARAATVTPPVVEVLAIAPGPQLYAHWGHNALRIRLEPGPRGEADYDRVFDWGHFRYGRAFLWRYVTAQPYYRLKTEPFADVLERYRRRQRWIAAQAITMSREQALGLVRRIDAALALREGEFPYDSLINNCTTKLRDLLDSELFAGALQQAMGPARDGRTFREISDLHLRHVPLTRWAVNLVYSAFADRPLSRWDAAFLPIALFDLLEDARGAGATLGLPAGVTIERGAVRGEVPFDRTPPPLDRGWRWIALALASWVAFLLLPALRPRGRATLLLARLGLALWTMSAGTCGTLLVLFALSPSPNYAHNLNLIAFHPLLFALPLLARRASRGARLPRLGLLLLAALPLLGLGAAALTGQRVWPYLLPALLVQGAIALRAERLARDRHGELRDRGPAVPAKSATGPQQ from the coding sequence ATGCCACCCACCGCCTTCCCGCCAGCGCCGCCACGCCCCTTCGTGCGCCCGGCCGGCGCGGGCAGTGCGGCGCTCGGCGTCGTCCTCTCGGCCCTCGCCGCCGCGCCGCGCCCCGCCCGGGCGGCGACGGTGACGCCGCCAGTCGTCGAGGTGCTGGCGATCGCCCCCGGTCCGCAGCTCTACGCGCATTGGGGGCATAACGCGCTGCGCATCCGCCTCGAGCCTGGGCCGCGCGGCGAGGCCGACTACGACCGCGTCTTCGACTGGGGTCACTTTCGCTACGGGCGCGCGTTTCTCTGGCGCTACGTCACGGCGCAGCCCTATTACCGGCTGAAGACCGAACCCTTCGCCGACGTCCTGGAGCGCTACCGCCGGCGCCAGCGTTGGATTGCCGCCCAGGCGATCACGATGTCGCGCGAGCAGGCGCTCGGGTTGGTGCGAAGGATCGACGCGGCGCTCGCCCTGCGCGAGGGCGAGTTCCCCTACGACTCGCTGATCAACAACTGCACGACGAAGCTGCGCGACCTGCTGGACAGCGAGCTCTTCGCTGGCGCCCTGCAGCAGGCGATGGGCCCCGCGCGCGACGGCCGCACCTTCCGCGAGATTTCCGACCTCCACCTGCGCCACGTCCCGCTGACGCGTTGGGCCGTCAATCTGGTCTACAGCGCCTTCGCCGACCGGCCGCTTTCGCGCTGGGACGCTGCCTTCCTGCCGATCGCGCTCTTCGACCTGCTCGAGGACGCGCGCGGCGCCGGCGCGACGTTGGGACTGCCGGCGGGGGTGACCATCGAACGCGGGGCGGTGCGCGGCGAGGTCCCCTTCGATCGCACGCCCCCACCGCTCGACCGCGGCTGGCGCTGGATTGCCCTGGCGCTCGCGAGCTGGGTCGCCTTCCTGCTGCTGCCTGCGCTGCGCCCCCGTGGGCGCGCGACGCTGCTGCTGGCCCGGCTCGGCCTCGCGCTCTGGACCATGAGCGCCGGCACCTGCGGCACGCTGCTCGTGCTCTTCGCGCTCAGCCCCTCGCCCAACTACGCGCACAACCTCAACCTGATCGCCTTTCATCCGCTGCTCTTCGCGCTGCCGCTGCTGGCCCGCCGCGCGAGCCGCGGGGCCCGCTTGCCGCGCCTCGGCCTGCTGCTGCTGGCGGCCCTGCCGCTGCTGGGCCTCGGTGCCGCGGCCCTCACGGGGCAGCGCGTCTGGCCCTATCTGTTGCCCGCGCTGCTCGTGCAAGGCGCCATCGCGCTGCGCGCCGAGCGCTTGGCGCGTGACCGGCACGGCGAGCTGCGCGATCGCGGCCCCGCAGTGCCCGCCAAGAGCGCGACGGGGCCGCAGCAATGA
- a CDS encoding ABC transporter permease, translating to MSFFIRLGALAYKELLHMVRDQQVVYMALGMPLVMLLLFGYAVSFDVEELPIAVLDHDRTPAARALLRRLEASDAFVVRSHASDGAAIETLMRRGTVRAGVVIPAGFARQLARGEQATYQLLLDGADGTTARIALAYAFGATAARAANDTAHAAAPLLEPRVRALFNPALRSALFIVPGLAAVIIGILAVLMSTITVAREWERGSMEQLFATPVDRLSVVLGKLLPYVAIGLLQLLLVLTAGAWLFGVPLHGSLLTLLAAAVLFLAGALGQGLLISMVTRNQQVATQLGAISGVLPNLLLSGFIFPPDNMPLPMRVLSHAVPARYMVAVMRGVLLQGKHWAQLWPQFVGLALVAAALLTVSTLRFRRSLD from the coding sequence ATGTCCTTCTTTATTCGCCTCGGCGCCCTGGCCTACAAAGAGCTGCTGCACATGGTGCGTGATCAGCAGGTGGTCTACATGGCGCTGGGCATGCCGCTGGTGATGCTGCTGCTCTTCGGCTACGCCGTCTCCTTCGATGTCGAGGAGCTGCCGATCGCCGTGCTGGACCACGACCGCACGCCGGCCGCCCGCGCGCTGCTGCGCAGGCTCGAGGCCTCAGACGCCTTCGTCGTGCGCAGCCACGCGAGCGACGGGGCGGCGATCGAGACGCTGATGCGCCGCGGAACGGTGCGCGCCGGGGTCGTGATCCCTGCCGGCTTCGCGCGACAGCTCGCGCGCGGCGAACAAGCCACCTACCAGCTGCTGCTCGACGGCGCCGATGGCACCACGGCGCGCATCGCGCTGGCCTACGCCTTCGGCGCGACGGCGGCACGTGCAGCGAACGATACGGCCCACGCCGCAGCGCCGCTGCTCGAGCCACGAGTGCGGGCGCTCTTCAACCCGGCGCTGCGCTCGGCGCTCTTCATCGTGCCCGGCTTGGCGGCGGTGATCATCGGCATCCTCGCCGTGCTGATGTCGACGATCACCGTGGCCCGCGAGTGGGAGCGCGGTTCGATGGAGCAGCTCTTCGCCACGCCGGTCGATCGGCTCTCGGTGGTGCTGGGCAAGCTGCTGCCCTATGTGGCGATCGGCCTGCTGCAGCTGCTGTTGGTGCTGACCGCCGGTGCCTGGCTCTTTGGCGTGCCGCTGCACGGGTCCCTGTTGACGCTCTTGGCCGCGGCCGTGCTCTTCCTCGCCGGGGCGCTCGGCCAGGGTCTGCTGATCAGCATGGTGACGCGCAACCAGCAGGTGGCCACCCAGCTCGGGGCGATCAGCGGCGTGCTGCCCAATCTGCTGCTCTCGGGCTTTATCTTCCCGCCCGACAACATGCCGCTGCCGATGCGCGTGCTCTCGCATGCCGTGCCCGCGCGCTACATGGTCGCCGTAATGCGCGGCGTGCTGCTGCAAGGCAAGCACTGGGCGCAGCTCTGGCCGCAGTTCGTCGGCCTCGCGCTGGTGGCCGCGGCCCTCTTGACCGTCAGCACGCTGCGCTTTCGTCGCAGCCTCGACTAA